A single region of the Duganella sp. BuS-21 genome encodes:
- the queA gene encoding tRNA preQ1(34) S-adenosylmethionine ribosyltransferase-isomerase QueA, with amino-acid sequence MYSLSDFDFNLPQERIAQFPLPDRSASRLLHLDGAQIIDRQFADIVGLLQPGDLLVMNDTRVLKARFFGTKESGGKVEALVERVLDNRTVLAQVRASRSPLAGTKMRLADAFDVTVGERAGEFFTLHFDADVFDLIEAHGRLPLPPYIEHDADSFDENRYQTVFNKVPGAVAAPTAGLHFDEKLLAELKAKGVNFAFVTLHVGAGTFQPVRNEVLSEHQMHTEWYTMPQETVDAVRATRAAGRDVVAVGTTSLRALESASQSGQLEAGSADTALFITPGYQFKTVTRLITNFHLPKSTLLMLVSAFAGFEEIRQAYAHAIANEYRFFSYGDAMLLTTQQRA; translated from the coding sequence ATGTATTCGCTTTCCGATTTCGATTTTAACTTGCCGCAAGAGCGTATTGCGCAATTCCCGCTGCCGGACCGCAGCGCTTCCCGCCTCCTGCACCTGGACGGCGCGCAGATTATCGACCGCCAGTTCGCCGACATCGTCGGCCTGCTGCAGCCCGGCGATCTGCTGGTGATGAATGACACCCGCGTGCTGAAAGCCCGCTTCTTCGGCACCAAGGAGAGCGGCGGCAAGGTGGAGGCGCTGGTCGAGCGCGTGCTGGACAACCGCACCGTGCTGGCCCAGGTGCGCGCTTCGCGTTCGCCGCTGGCCGGCACGAAGATGCGCCTGGCCGACGCCTTCGACGTCACCGTCGGCGAGCGCGCCGGTGAGTTCTTCACGCTGCATTTCGATGCCGACGTGTTCGACCTGATCGAAGCGCACGGTCGCCTGCCGCTGCCGCCCTACATCGAGCACGACGCCGATTCCTTCGACGAGAACCGTTACCAGACCGTGTTCAACAAGGTGCCCGGCGCGGTGGCCGCGCCGACCGCCGGCCTGCATTTCGACGAGAAGCTGCTGGCCGAACTGAAAGCCAAGGGCGTCAACTTCGCCTTCGTCACGTTGCACGTGGGCGCCGGCACCTTCCAGCCGGTACGCAACGAGGTGTTGTCCGAGCACCAGATGCACACCGAGTGGTACACCATGCCGCAGGAAACCGTGGACGCGGTGCGCGCCACGCGGGCGGCGGGCCGCGATGTGGTGGCGGTCGGCACCACCAGCCTGCGCGCGCTGGAATCGGCCTCGCAGTCCGGCCAGCTGGAAGCGGGCAGTGCCGATACCGCGCTGTTCATCACGCCCGGCTACCAGTTCAAGACCGTGACGCGCCTGATCACCAATTTCCACCTGCCGAAGTCGACCCTGCTGATGCTGGTGTCGGCCTTCGCCGGGTTTGAGGAGATCCGCCAGGCCTACGCCCACGCCATCGCTAATGAATACCGCTTCTTCAGCTATGGCGACGCCATGCTGCTGACGACGCAACAACGAGCTTAA
- a CDS encoding Gfo/Idh/MocA family oxidoreductase: MTQPIRWGILGTGKIAKAFATALKDTHDATLAAVASRSVDSATKFGQQYGAERFHGSYQALADDPAVDVIYIATPHPMHHENALMCLNGGKAVLVEKSFTMNRRQAEDIIKLARAKNLFVMEAMWTRFMPSVVEAKRIIDSGEIGKPANVTADFGFTSDAGPEHRLFAPELGGGALLDLGIYPLSMASFFLGGVTGVKAQAEMTATGVDMQTAFTLSHEGGGVSSCACSLRSRTPTELTISGTKGFVRLHDRFHNTDTITVTVVDGASRNERTLSLPKSGNGYTHEAQEVGRCLRAGLIESPVMPHAETLAIMGTLDEIRAQIGLRYPSDVADA; the protein is encoded by the coding sequence ATGACGCAGCCGATTCGCTGGGGTATTCTGGGCACAGGCAAAATCGCCAAGGCCTTCGCCACCGCATTGAAGGACACGCACGATGCCACCTTGGCGGCGGTTGCTTCACGCTCGGTGGATAGCGCTACCAAGTTCGGCCAGCAGTATGGCGCCGAGCGCTTCCACGGCAGCTACCAGGCGCTGGCCGACGATCCGGCGGTGGATGTGATCTATATCGCCACACCGCACCCCATGCACCATGAGAATGCGCTGATGTGCCTCAATGGCGGCAAGGCGGTGCTGGTGGAGAAGTCCTTCACCATGAATCGCCGCCAGGCCGAAGACATCATCAAGCTGGCGCGTGCAAAAAACCTGTTCGTGATGGAAGCCATGTGGACGCGCTTCATGCCGTCCGTGGTGGAGGCCAAGCGCATTATCGACAGCGGCGAGATCGGCAAGCCGGCCAACGTCACCGCCGATTTCGGCTTCACCTCGGACGCCGGTCCTGAGCATCGCCTGTTCGCGCCGGAGCTGGGCGGCGGCGCGCTGCTGGACCTGGGCATCTATCCGCTGTCGATGGCATCGTTCTTCCTCGGCGGCGTTACCGGCGTCAAGGCGCAGGCGGAGATGACCGCCACCGGCGTCGACATGCAGACCGCGTTCACGCTGTCGCACGAAGGCGGCGGCGTATCGTCGTGTGCCTGCAGCCTGCGTTCGCGCACGCCGACCGAGCTGACCATCTCCGGCACCAAGGGCTTCGTGCGCCTGCACGACCGCTTCCACAATACCGACACCATCACCGTCACCGTGGTGGACGGCGCCTCGCGCAACGAGCGCACGCTGTCGCTGCCGAAGAGCGGCAACGGCTACACGCACGAAGCGCAGGAAGTCGGCCGCTGCCTGCGCGCAGGGCTGATCGAAAGCCCAGTGATGCCGCACGCCGAAACGCTGGCCATCATGGGCACACTGGATGAGATCCGCGCGCAGATCGGCCTGCGCTATCCCTCCGACGTAGCCGACGCTTAA
- the tgt gene encoding tRNA guanosine(34) transglycosylase Tgt, with product MLEFTLHKTDTTGVTLARRGEVKLNHGVVQTPIFMPVGTYGSVKAMSPLELKEINAQIILGNTFHLWLRPGNDVIAKFGGLHDFMGWDKPILTDSGGFQVFSLGAMRKITEEGVHFNSPINGDKLFLSPEISMQIQRVLNSDIVMQFDECTPYEIDKRPATLDEAAKSMRMSLRWAQRSHDEFHRGENPNALFGIVQGGMFENLRDESLEGLEKIDFPGLAIGGLSVGEPKEDMMRILQHVGPKLPANKPHYLMGVGTPEDLVAGVSAGVDMFDCVMPTRNARNGWIFTRFGDVKIKNARYKEDKEPLDSTCACYACKNFSRAYLHHLNRTQEILGARLNTIHNLHYYLDIMQQMRDALDADRFPAWVQQFHADRARGV from the coding sequence ATGCTGGAATTTACATTACACAAGACCGACACCACCGGCGTGACTCTCGCCCGCCGTGGCGAAGTGAAGCTGAACCACGGCGTGGTCCAGACCCCAATCTTCATGCCGGTCGGCACCTACGGCTCGGTCAAGGCGATGTCGCCGCTGGAGCTGAAGGAAATCAATGCCCAGATCATTCTGGGCAATACCTTCCACCTGTGGCTGCGTCCGGGCAACGACGTGATCGCCAAGTTCGGTGGCCTGCATGATTTCATGGGCTGGGACAAGCCCATCCTGACCGACTCCGGTGGCTTCCAGGTGTTTTCGCTGGGCGCCATGCGCAAGATCACGGAAGAGGGCGTGCACTTCAATTCGCCGATCAACGGCGACAAGCTGTTCCTGTCGCCGGAAATCTCGATGCAGATCCAGCGCGTGCTGAATTCCGACATCGTGATGCAGTTCGACGAATGCACGCCCTACGAAATCGACAAGCGCCCGGCAACTCTTGATGAGGCGGCAAAGTCCATGCGGATGTCCTTGCGCTGGGCGCAACGTTCGCACGACGAATTCCATCGCGGCGAGAACCCGAACGCGCTGTTCGGCATCGTCCAGGGCGGCATGTTCGAGAACCTGCGCGACGAATCACTGGAAGGGCTGGAGAAGATCGACTTCCCCGGCCTGGCCATCGGCGGCCTGTCGGTCGGCGAGCCGAAGGAAGACATGATGCGCATTTTGCAACACGTCGGCCCGAAACTGCCGGCCAACAAGCCGCACTACCTGATGGGCGTGGGCACGCCGGAAGACCTGGTGGCCGGCGTCTCGGCCGGCGTCGACATGTTCGACTGCGTGATGCCGACCCGTAACGCCCGCAACGGCTGGATCTTCACCCGCTTCGGCGACGTGAAAATCAAGAACGCCCGTTACAAGGAAGACAAGGAACCGCTGGACAGCACCTGCGCCTGCTACGCCTGCAAAAACTTCTCGCGCGCCTACCTGCACCACCTGAACCGTACCCAGGAAATCCTCGGCGCGCGCCTGAATACCATCCACAATCTGCACTACTACCTGGACATCATGCAGCAGATGCGCGATGCCCTGGATGCGGACCGTTTCCCGGCGTGGGTGCAGCAATTCCACGCCGATCGCGCGCGCGGGGTGTAA
- the yajC gene encoding preprotein translocase subunit YajC, protein MFFISNAYAQSNPLEAIGSSSFLGQYGFLILMFVAMYFLMIRPQQKRAKEQKAMMEALAKGNEVVTAGGVLGKVTKIADLYVTLEVSSGAELVVQKNSITMVLPNGTLKSL, encoded by the coding sequence GTGTTCTTTATTTCCAACGCGTATGCCCAATCCAATCCACTGGAAGCCATCGGTTCCTCCAGTTTCCTGGGTCAATATGGTTTCCTGATCCTGATGTTCGTGGCCATGTACTTCCTGATGATCCGTCCTCAGCAGAAGCGCGCCAAAGAGCAAAAGGCCATGATGGAAGCCCTGGCCAAGGGCAATGAAGTGGTCACCGCCGGCGGCGTGCTGGGCAAGGTCACCAAGATCGCCGACCTGTACGTGACCCTGGAAGTCTCCAGCGGCGCTGAACTGGTGGTGCAAAAGAACTCGATCACGATGGTGCTGCCGAACGGCACGCTGAAGAGCCTGTAA
- the recG gene encoding ATP-dependent DNA helicase RecG: MPVSPSKTAKKTVSPEAKLAKLGLHTDMDLVLHLPMRYEDETQVISIEEARLHGGDTSQVEGIVVKNEITYKPRRQLLVHISDGTGDLQLRFMNFYGSQVKQLAEGTRVRVRGELKHGFFGAEMVHPAYKVVNEGAPLPTSLTPVYPSGEGLSQPVLRKAIGEAMKRVDWTDTLPASLRAQLQLSDLEPAVKLLHYPPQQVDEHALADRSHPAWTRVKFDELLAQQLSLKRAQRARRAKGSPPLTVVGKLSKSLQSVLPFKLTKAQQRVLTEISADLRQPYPMQRLLQGDVGSGKTVVSALAAAQAIDSGYQAALMAPTEILAEQHFRKIAAWIEPLGVKVAWLTGSLKKKDKQAAYEMIESGEARLVVGTHALLQDVVMFENLGLSIVDEQHRFGVGQRLTLRNKGNEGAVPHQLMMSATPIPRTLAMTYYADLEVSVIDELPPGRSPIVTRAIDQNRRDEVIERVHAAAQEGRQVYWVCPLIEESEALQLQTATETHLLLSEALPDLNVGLVHGRMKPAEKQVVMDAFTANEMQVLVATTVIEVGVDVPNASLMVIEHAERFGLSQLHQLRGRVGRGSAASACLLLYQSPLGQIAKQRLMTMRETTDGFEIARRDLEIRGPGEFLGARQSGQAMLRFADLETDGWLVDQARDVAHDLLHADTPEKAATVEAHLARWLGGREEFLKV; this comes from the coding sequence ATGCCTGTTTCACCGTCGAAAACTGCCAAAAAAACCGTCAGCCCGGAGGCCAAACTGGCCAAACTGGGCCTGCACACCGACATGGACCTGGTGCTGCACCTGCCCATGCGCTACGAGGACGAGACGCAGGTCATCAGCATCGAAGAAGCGCGCCTGCACGGCGGCGACACCTCCCAAGTTGAGGGCATAGTTGTAAAAAACGAGATCACTTACAAGCCGCGACGTCAATTATTAGTCCATATCAGCGACGGCACGGGCGATTTACAGCTGCGTTTCATGAATTTCTACGGCAGCCAGGTCAAGCAACTGGCCGAAGGCACGCGGGTGCGGGTGCGCGGGGAACTGAAGCATGGCTTCTTCGGCGCCGAGATGGTGCATCCCGCCTACAAGGTGGTCAACGAAGGCGCGCCGCTGCCGACCTCTCTTACGCCGGTCTATCCGTCTGGCGAGGGTCTGTCACAGCCGGTGCTGCGCAAGGCCATCGGCGAAGCCATGAAGCGGGTCGACTGGACCGACACCCTGCCGGCGTCGCTGCGCGCGCAATTGCAGCTGTCGGACCTGGAACCGGCGGTGAAGTTGCTGCACTACCCGCCGCAACAAGTGGACGAACACGCACTGGCCGACCGCTCGCATCCCGCCTGGACGCGGGTGAAGTTCGACGAACTGCTGGCGCAGCAGCTGTCGCTGAAACGCGCCCAGCGCGCACGTCGCGCCAAGGGCTCGCCGCCGCTGACGGTGGTGGGCAAGCTCTCGAAAAGCCTGCAATCGGTGCTGCCGTTCAAACTGACCAAGGCGCAGCAGCGCGTGCTGACCGAAATCAGCGCCGATCTGCGCCAGCCGTATCCGATGCAGCGCCTGCTGCAGGGCGATGTCGGCAGCGGCAAGACCGTGGTGTCGGCTTTGGCCGCTGCGCAGGCGATCGACAGCGGCTACCAGGCCGCGCTGATGGCGCCGACCGAAATCCTGGCCGAGCAGCACTTCCGCAAGATCGCCGCGTGGATCGAGCCATTGGGAGTGAAGGTCGCGTGGCTGACCGGCAGCTTGAAGAAAAAAGACAAGCAGGCCGCCTACGAGATGATCGAATCGGGCGAAGCGCGGCTGGTGGTGGGCACCCATGCGCTGCTGCAGGACGTGGTGATGTTCGAGAACCTCGGCCTGTCCATTGTCGACGAGCAGCACCGCTTCGGCGTCGGCCAGCGCCTCACGTTGCGCAACAAGGGCAATGAAGGCGCGGTGCCGCACCAGCTGATGATGTCGGCCACGCCGATTCCGCGCACGCTGGCGATGACCTACTACGCCGACCTGGAAGTCTCGGTGATCGACGAACTGCCGCCGGGACGCAGTCCCATCGTCACGCGCGCCATCGACCAGAACCGGCGCGATGAAGTGATCGAACGCGTACACGCGGCGGCGCAGGAGGGCAGGCAAGTATATTGGGTCTGTCCGCTGATCGAAGAATCGGAAGCGCTGCAACTGCAAACCGCCACGGAAACGCACCTTCTGCTGTCCGAAGCCCTGCCCGATCTGAATGTCGGCCTGGTACACGGCCGCATGAAGCCAGCGGAAAAGCAGGTAGTGATGGACGCCTTCACCGCCAACGAAATGCAGGTGCTGGTCGCCACCACGGTGATCGAGGTGGGCGTGGACGTGCCCAATGCATCGCTGATGGTGATCGAACATGCGGAGCGTTTCGGCCTGTCGCAGCTGCACCAGCTGCGCGGACGGGTGGGACGAGGTTCGGCAGCGTCGGCATGCCTGCTGCTGTACCAAAGCCCGCTGGGCCAGATCGCCAAGCAGCGCCTGATGACCATGCGCGAAACCACGGACGGCTTCGAAATCGCCCGCCGCGATCTGGAGATACGCGGCCCCGGCGAATTCCTCGGCGCACGTCAATCCGGCCAAGCCATGCTGCGCTTCGCCGACCTGGAAACGGACGGCTGGCTGGTCGACCAGGCGCGCGACGTCGCCCACGACCTGCTCCACGCCGACACCCCGGAAAAAGCCGCCACCGTCGAAGCCCACCTGGCCCGCTGGCTAGGCGGCCGCGAAGAGTTCCTCAAAGTCTAA
- a CDS encoding MFS transporter codes for MFTADRAPSLKTVLLATGVVLTLAMGVRHGFGFWMQPISQANGWTRETYSLAQAMQNLMWGVVGPFAGMAADRFGTMRVVLVGAVAYMLGLVWMATVTHPTLFVLGSGLLIGTGLACTAFGAVSGIIGRVAPAEKRSWAFGISGAASSFGQFMMMPVEQQLISAVGWQNAFYILGALIVALMVPMAFYLREPVVTHGHGPQQSIREAASEALGNRSFLFLVAGYFVCGFQVVFIGVHLPAYLKDQGIGNPNVAVLALALIGLFNIFGSYYAGKLGGRLPKRYLLSGIYFSRSVVISLFLLAPLMPLSVYLFAAAMGVLWLSTVPLTNGIIAGVFGVKHMSMLAGIVFFSHQLGSFLGVWLGGYLYAAQGNYNVVWGIAIALGVMAGLVNLPINERALVRVQAA; via the coding sequence ATGTTCACAGCCGACCGCGCACCCTCACTCAAAACCGTGCTGCTTGCCACCGGCGTCGTCCTGACGCTGGCGATGGGCGTGCGCCACGGCTTCGGCTTCTGGATGCAGCCGATCTCCCAGGCCAACGGCTGGACGCGCGAAACCTACTCGCTGGCGCAAGCCATGCAGAACCTGATGTGGGGCGTTGTTGGGCCGTTCGCCGGCATGGCGGCGGACCGCTTCGGCACCATGCGCGTGGTACTGGTGGGCGCGGTGGCCTATATGCTGGGACTGGTGTGGATGGCGACCGTCACGCATCCAACCCTGTTCGTGCTCGGCTCCGGCCTGTTGATCGGCACCGGCCTCGCGTGTACCGCGTTTGGCGCGGTGAGCGGCATCATCGGCCGCGTGGCGCCGGCGGAAAAGCGTTCGTGGGCATTCGGTATCTCGGGCGCGGCCAGTTCCTTCGGCCAGTTCATGATGATGCCGGTCGAGCAGCAGTTGATCTCCGCCGTGGGCTGGCAGAACGCCTTCTACATACTGGGCGCGCTGATTGTGGCGTTGATGGTGCCGATGGCCTTTTATCTGCGCGAGCCGGTGGTCACGCACGGGCACGGACCGCAGCAAAGCATCCGCGAGGCGGCCAGCGAAGCGCTCGGCAATCGTTCCTTCCTGTTCCTGGTGGCTGGCTATTTTGTGTGCGGCTTCCAGGTGGTGTTCATCGGCGTACACTTGCCGGCCTACCTGAAGGATCAGGGCATCGGCAATCCGAATGTCGCGGTGCTGGCGCTGGCGCTGATTGGATTGTTCAACATCTTCGGTTCCTATTATGCGGGCAAGCTTGGTGGACGCCTGCCCAAGCGCTATCTGCTGTCGGGCATCTACTTCTCGCGCTCGGTGGTGATATCGCTGTTCCTGCTGGCTCCTTTGATGCCGCTGTCGGTGTACCTGTTTGCAGCGGCGATGGGTGTGCTGTGGTTGTCCACCGTGCCGCTCACCAACGGCATTATCGCCGGCGTATTCGGCGTTAAGCACATGTCGATGCTGGCGGGGATCGTGTTCTTCTCGCACCAGCTGGGCAGCTTCCTCGGTGTATGGTTGGGCGGCTACCTGTACGCGGCGCAGGGCAACTACAACGTCGTGTGGGGCATCGCGATTGCGCTCGGCGTGATGGCCGGGCTGGTGAACCTGCCGATCAATGAGCGCGCCCTGGTGCGGGTGCAGGCGGCATGA
- the pyrC gene encoding dihydroorotase, whose product MSDLEHTPDSITITRPDDWHLHLRDGATMASVLPHTARQFGRAIVMPNLKPPVTTTAAAVAYRERILAALPAEFNFEPLMTLYLTNNTEPDEIVRAMESGIVHAVKLYPAGATTNSDAGVTDLSNCYKTLEKMQEVGMPFLVHGEVTDQDIDLFDREAVFIERVMRPLRRDFPALNIVFEHITTKHAAQYVAEAEGPIAATITAHHLLYNRNDIFKGGIRPHYYCLPVLKREEHRLALVTAATSGDERFFLGTDSAPHAKGAKEAACGCAGCYTALHAMELYAEAFERAGALDKLEAFASFNGPAFYGLPRNEGSITLKREQWTMPETLPLADQEVVPLNAGETISWKMV is encoded by the coding sequence ATGTCCGACCTCGAACACACCCCAGACTCCATCACCATCACCCGTCCAGACGACTGGCACCTGCATTTGCGCGATGGCGCGACCATGGCCAGCGTGCTGCCGCACACCGCCCGCCAGTTCGGCCGCGCGATTGTGATGCCGAATTTGAAACCGCCGGTGACCACCACGGCGGCGGCCGTCGCCTATCGCGAACGCATTCTGGCCGCGCTGCCTGCGGAGTTTAATTTCGAGCCACTGATGACGCTCTATCTCACCAATAACACCGAGCCGGACGAAATCGTGCGCGCCATGGAGAGCGGCATTGTGCACGCGGTCAAGCTGTACCCGGCCGGCGCCACCACCAATTCGGACGCCGGCGTGACCGACCTGTCGAACTGCTACAAGACGCTGGAAAAGATGCAGGAAGTCGGCATGCCTTTCCTGGTCCACGGCGAAGTCACCGACCAGGACATCGACCTGTTCGACCGCGAAGCCGTCTTCATCGAGCGCGTGATGCGCCCGCTGCGCCGCGATTTCCCGGCGCTGAACATCGTCTTTGAACACATCACCACCAAGCACGCCGCGCAATACGTGGCGGAAGCCGAAGGCCCGATCGCCGCGACCATCACCGCGCATCATCTGCTGTACAACCGTAACGACATCTTCAAGGGTGGCATTCGTCCTCACTACTACTGCCTGCCGGTGCTGAAGCGCGAAGAGCACCGCCTGGCGCTGGTCACCGCCGCCACCAGCGGCGACGAACGCTTCTTCCTCGGCACCGACTCGGCGCCGCACGCCAAGGGCGCCAAGGAAGCCGCCTGCGGTTGCGCCGGCTGCTACACCGCACTGCACGCGATGGAACTGTACGCCGAAGCCTTCGAACGCGCCGGCGCGCTGGACAAGCTGGAAGCCTTCGCCAGCTTCAACGGCCCGGCCTTCTACGGCCTGCCGCGCAACGAGGGCAGCATCACCCTCAAGCGCGAGCAATGGACCATGCCGGAAACCCTGCCGCTGGCGGACCAGGAAGTAGTGCCTCTCAACGCCGGCGAAACCATCAGCTGGAAAATGGTGTAA
- the secD gene encoding protein translocase subunit SecD has product MNRYPVWKYLLIAVAILLGALYTVPNYFGESPAVQVTSGKSTVKMTSDMSTKVAEVLTRAGIANNGIAFDGSGTYASVRVRFATPDIQFHAKSVLEQGLNADPADPTYLVALNLQADTPKWMQKLHALPMYLGLDLRGGVHFLMQVDTKAVLTKRVQGIQAAARSTLRDKNVRHAGIDLVGDSIEIKFRDDATRQKAKDVLSGQVSDLLYLDSGTGDELKTTITLKPTALKQTIDDGVKQNIATLSKRVNELGVAEPIIQQQGPDRIVVQLPGVQDVARARAVIGRTATLEVRMVDESITPGTEMSAAIPFNSELFTVGKGVPVVLTKDVVLTGDYISSATANPDQNGQPAVSIDLNGDGGRRIRDATRDRIGKKMAIVLKEKGKPEVLSVATIQAELGSRFQITGMGNAENSAELALLLRSGALAAPMEVIEERTIGPALGAENINKGMHSTIYGFAAIAIFMIAYYMMFGFFSVLALACNLLFLLAILSLMQVTLTLPGMAAIALALGMAIDSNVLINERVREELRAGATPQQAIAAGFDRAWATIIDSNVTTLIVGVALWVFGSGPIRGFAVVHTLGILTSMFSAVFVSRGVVNLWYGRKKKLQSIAIGTVWVPGQK; this is encoded by the coding sequence ATGAATCGTTATCCAGTCTGGAAATATCTCCTCATTGCCGTCGCCATTCTGCTGGGCGCGCTGTACACCGTGCCTAACTACTTCGGCGAATCGCCGGCAGTGCAGGTCACGAGCGGCAAGTCGACCGTCAAGATGACGTCCGATATGAGCACCAAGGTGGCCGAGGTGCTGACCCGCGCCGGCATCGCCAATAACGGCATCGCCTTCGACGGCAGCGGCACCTATGCCTCCGTGCGCGTGCGCTTCGCCACGCCGGACATCCAGTTCCACGCCAAGTCGGTGCTGGAGCAGGGCCTGAACGCCGATCCCGCCGACCCGACCTATCTGGTGGCGCTGAACCTGCAAGCGGATACGCCGAAATGGATGCAGAAACTGCACGCGCTGCCGATGTACCTCGGCCTCGACTTGCGCGGCGGCGTGCACTTCCTGATGCAGGTGGACACCAAGGCCGTGCTGACCAAGCGCGTGCAAGGCATCCAGGCCGCCGCCCGCAGTACGCTGCGCGACAAGAACGTGCGCCACGCCGGCATCGACCTGGTCGGCGACAGCATCGAAATCAAATTCCGCGACGACGCCACCCGCCAGAAGGCCAAGGACGTGCTGTCGGGCCAGGTGTCCGACCTGCTGTACCTGGACTCCGGCACCGGTGACGAGCTCAAGACCACGATCACGCTGAAACCGACCGCGCTGAAGCAAACCATCGACGATGGCGTGAAGCAGAATATCGCCACCCTGTCCAAGCGCGTCAACGAGCTGGGCGTGGCTGAACCGATCATCCAGCAGCAGGGCCCGGACCGCATCGTGGTCCAGCTGCCAGGCGTGCAGGACGTGGCGCGCGCGCGCGCCGTGATCGGCCGCACCGCCACCCTGGAAGTGCGCATGGTCGACGAATCGATCACGCCGGGCACCGAAATGTCGGCGGCGATTCCGTTCAACTCGGAACTGTTCACCGTCGGTAAAGGCGTGCCGGTCGTGCTGACCAAGGACGTGGTGCTGACCGGCGACTACATCTCCAGCGCCACCGCTAACCCGGACCAGAACGGCCAGCCGGCCGTGAGCATCGACCTGAACGGCGACGGCGGCCGCCGCATCCGCGACGCCACCCGCGACCGCATCGGCAAGAAGATGGCCATCGTGCTGAAAGAAAAGGGCAAGCCGGAAGTGCTGTCGGTCGCCACCATCCAGGCCGAACTGGGCAGCCGCTTCCAGATCACCGGCATGGGCAACGCCGAGAACTCGGCCGAGCTGGCGCTGTTGCTGCGCTCCGGCGCGCTGGCCGCGCCGATGGAAGTGATCGAAGAACGCACCATCGGTCCTGCACTGGGCGCCGAGAATATCAACAAGGGCATGCACTCGACCATCTACGGCTTTGCCGCGATCGCGATCTTCATGATCGCCTACTACATGATGTTCGGTTTCTTCAGCGTGCTGGCGCTGGCCTGCAATCTGTTGTTCCTGCTGGCGATCCTGTCGCTGATGCAAGTGACCCTGACCCTGCCGGGCATGGCCGCTATCGCGCTGGCGCTGGGTATGGCGATTGACTCCAACGTGCTGATCAATGAGCGCGTGCGCGAGGAACTGCGGGCGGGCGCTACGCCGCAGCAGGCCATCGCCGCCGGCTTCGATCGTGCATGGGCCACCATCATCGACTCCAACGTCACCACCCTGATCGTGGGCGTGGCGCTGTGGGTGTTCGGTTCGGGTCCGATCCGCGGCTTCGCCGTGGTGCACACGCTGGGTATCCTGACCTCGATGTTCTCCGCCGTGTTTGTGTCGCGTGGCGTGGTCAACCTCTGGTACGGCCGCAAGAAAAAGCTGCAATCGATCGCCATC
- a CDS encoding DUF3025 domain-containing protein, whose protein sequence is MLEAIDWSRPWYESVRDVAGLLAPSAQAHFRDEFSKQAAALGLRNHLGLPLSFVQQEDLPEGAAYEQHIGATGRVPTRDNLHDFFNGLVWLSFPRIKVQLNALQAAQIALDGVGKSRGPARDGATIFDENAALLVVRDIAEGQALVEALRGHRWHEAFVERRAMWGADAQVWLFGHALMEKLVAPRKAITAHTRLVPAPDDFFSLDHAGRRAWIDATVAQQLAEQGLSTAGFTPMQALGVPGWWPQQDEAFYADTTVFRPKRADAAGQAAVK, encoded by the coding sequence GTGCTGGAGGCAATCGACTGGTCGCGTCCATGGTACGAATCCGTGCGCGACGTGGCCGGCCTCCTGGCGCCATCGGCGCAGGCGCACTTCCGCGATGAATTCAGCAAGCAGGCCGCAGCACTGGGCCTGCGCAATCATCTCGGCTTGCCGCTGTCCTTCGTCCAGCAGGAGGATCTGCCGGAAGGCGCGGCCTACGAGCAGCACATCGGCGCCACCGGTCGCGTGCCCACGCGCGACAACCTGCACGACTTCTTCAACGGCCTGGTATGGCTGTCCTTCCCGCGCATCAAAGTCCAGCTGAACGCCTTGCAGGCGGCGCAGATCGCGCTCGATGGCGTCGGCAAATCGCGCGGTCCCGCGCGTGACGGCGCCACCATCTTCGACGAGAACGCCGCCTTGCTGGTGGTGCGCGACATCGCCGAAGGCCAGGCGCTGGTCGAAGCGCTGCGCGGGCACCGCTGGCACGAGGCTTTCGTCGAGCGGCGCGCCATGTGGGGCGCGGACGCGCAAGTCTGGCTGTTCGGCCACGCGCTGATGGAAAAGCTGGTGGCGCCGCGCAAGGCCATCACCGCGCACACACGCCTGGTGCCTGCGCCGGATGACTTCTTCTCGCTGGACCACGCAGGCCGCCGCGCATGGATAGACGCCACGGTGGCGCAGCAACTGGCCGAGCAAGGCCTGAGCACCGCCGGCTTCACGCCCATGCAGGCGCTTGGCGTGCCGGGCTGGTGGCCGCAGCAGGACGAGGCCTTCTACGCCGACACCACCGTGTTCCGGCCGAAGCGTGCCGACGCCGCCGGGCAAGCCGCAGTAAAATAA